The Zygotorulaspora mrakii chromosome 3, complete sequence genome includes a region encoding these proteins:
- a CDS encoding aminocyclopropane-1-carboxylate deaminase — translation MGLEKFKRYPLTFGPSPITPMKRLSDLLGGEVQIYAKREDCNSGLAFGGNKIRKLEYLIPEAVDGGYDTLVSIGGIQSNQTRQVAAVAAHLGMDCVLVQENWVDYKEDVYDKVGNIELSRIMGADVRLDSAGFDIGIRPSWENAMDSVKAQGKKPFPIPAGCSEHPYGGLGFVNFANEVAEQEKALGFEFDYIVVCAVTGSTMAGMVVGFAFQGRQKKVIGIDASAKPEKTKAQVFRIAENTAKLVDLPVKLTPDDIILDDRFGGPAYGLPNDGTMEAIRLCARTEGVLVDPVYEGKSMAGLIQLIKEKKIPKGSKVLYVHLGGAPALNAYSDLFKEG, via the coding sequence ATGGGGTTAGAAAAGTTTAAGCGTTATCCTCTTACCTTTGGTCCTTCACCAATCACCCCTATGAAGAGACTGTCTGATCTTTTGGGAGGGGAGGTTCAGATATATGCAAAGCGAGAAGATTGCAACAGTGGTTTGGCGTTTGGCGGTAACAAGATCAGAAAGCTTGAATACCTCATTCCAGAGGCGGTCGATGGTGGCTACGATACACTTGTATCTATTGGAGGAATTCAATCCAATCAGACTAGACAGGTTGCAGCAGTTGCAGCCCATTTGGGAATGGATTGCGTTCTTGTCCAAGAGAACTGGGTGGACTATAAAGAGGACGTGTACGACAAAGTTGGTAACATCGAACTCTCCAGGATCATGGGTGCAGATGTAAGACTTGACTCTGCAGGCTTTGATATTGGAATCAGACCAAGTTGGGAGAATGCAATGGACAGTGTGAAAGCACAGGGTAAAAAACCATTCCCTATCCCAGCAGGATGCTCTGAACATCCATATGGAGGATTGGGTTTTGTTAACTTCGCCAACGAGGTGGCAGAGCAGGAGAAGGCTCTGggctttgaatttgattaCATCGTTGTTTGTGCAGTAACTGGCAGCACCATGGCGGGTATGGTCGTAGGCTTTGCATTTCAAGGCCGCCAAAAGAAGGTGATCGGCATTGACGCATCAGCAAAACCAGAAAAGACCAAAGCTCAAGTCTTCAGAATTGCTGAAAACACTGCCAAACTTGTTGATCTTCCCGTTAAATTAACACCCGATGATATTATTTTGGATGACAGATTCGGAGGGCCTGCATACGGATTGCCCAATGACGGAACAATGGAGGCCATTCGCCTTTGTGCGCGCACGGAGGGTGTGCTCGTAGATCCCGTATATGAGGGCAAGTCTATGGCTGGTCTCATACAGCTTAttaaagagaaaaaaattccaaaggGATCGAAGGTCCTCTATGTCCACCTGGGTGGGGCCCCAGCTTTGAACGCTTATTCAGACCTATTCAAAGAAGGCTGA
- a CDS encoding M20 family metallopeptidase yields MVTVHRLVAIIATTFAFCNALGSADALKIQRGFTMLDMHQVLDDKDCWIPEIPALPEVSSNIYKNIVATLSTVQYQQKCISRFQRAIGVDTETNDDFGTVQDDIRWSKFYNFSAFLKKDFPLVHQHLQLERVNCHGLLYTWKPASERDQDTHFSKPFVLMAHQDTVPVSNKSLAEWKYDPFEGHVDKSGIIYGRGAHDDKNSLISIMEAVEHLLKNHFQPKRTVVLAFGFDEEVSGKRGAFEISQVLEQRYGKQGIEFILDEGPGIIDPVAPGGKVAYATVATSEKGYLDVLIEAKGLGGHSSLAGKHTLIGIMAEMIVALETKDPLAPRVSRDSPVIEFLSCQNFSTRDVPLLLRRIRKGDIDAEYDLGLLLQNTSLAVMSRTSQAIDLISGGQKINALPERVSVGINYRIAPGLTLKDIKARITSILEPIAMKYNMTSFFFGSQESVSCSDSELCISQVGKALEPAKMSPQNTKAYSVVFGSVSSALNPIFTETLNVESLVVVPTLMAGNTDTRHFWNLTQNLFRFRPTRIDIRNNGGHTVNEHIHVDDHFASIQFYSSLILRASAM; encoded by the coding sequence ATGGTAACTGTTCATAGACTTGTAGCTATCATCGCCACCACATTCGCTTTTTGTAATGCATTGGGTTCAGCAGATGCTTTGAAGATTCAAAGAGGCTTCACTATGTTAGATATGCACCAGGTTTTAGATGACAAAGACTGTTGGATACCTGAAATACCAGCATTACCTGAAGTGAGCTCAAACATTTACAAGAACATTGTCGCAACTCTTTCAACCGTCCAATACCAGCAAAAATGTATTTCAAGGTTTCAACGCGCAATAGGAGTTGACACTGAGACAAACGATGATTTTGGTACTGTTCAAGACGATATTCGCTGGTCTAAATTCTATAACTTCTCCgcatttttaaaaaaggATTTTCCATTGGTACATCAGCATCTTCAGCTGGAAAGGGTAAACTGCCATGGGCTGCTTTACACCTGGAAACCCGCCTCAGAGAGGGATCAAGATACCCATTTTTCCAAGCCATTCGTGCTGATGGCTCATCAAGATACAGTCCCGGTCTCGAATAAAAGCCTAGCTGAATGGAAATACGATCCGTTTGAGGGGCATGTCGATAAAAGTGGCATTATATATGGACGTGGTGCAcatgatgataaaaactCCTTGATTTCCATTATGGAGGCAGTTGAGCACCTTCTGAAAAACCACTTCCAGCCAAAACGCACGGTAGTCTTGGCTTTTGGGTTTGACGAAGAAGTAAGCGGCAAGAGGGGtgcatttgaaatatcacAAGTCTTGGAGCAGAGATATGGTAAACAAGGCATCGAATTTATTCTCGATGAGGGACCTGGTATAATCGATCCAGTTGCACCCGGGGGCAAAGTTGCCTATGCGACTGTGGCGACATCTGAGAAAGGCTATTTGGACGTGCTAATTGAGGCGAAAGGCTTGGGGGGACATTCCTCATTAGCAGGTAAGCATACTCTAATAGGCATAATGGCAGAAATGATCGTTGCTCTCGAAACAAAAGACCCCCTTGCGCCACGAGTTTCTCGAGATAGCCCAGTAATAGAATTTCTCTCCTGTCAAAACTTTAGTACCCGAGATGTGCCGCTTCTGCTtagaagaatcagaaaagGGGACATTGATGCAGAATATGATCTTGGCCTTCTCCTCCAAAATACTTCCTTGGCGGTTATGTCACGCACGTCCCAGGCAATAGATCTAATATCAGGTGGCCAGAAAATAAATGCTCTTCCAGAAAGGGTCTCCGTAGGAATCAATTATCGCATCGCTCCTGGCTTGACTTTGAAAGACATCAAGGCTCGAATCACATCCATCCTGGAACCAATTGCAATGAAATACAACATGACGTCGTTTTTTTTCGGCTCTCAAGAAAGTGTATCCTGCTCGGACAGTGAACTGTGTATTTCGCAAGTTGGCAAAGCTCTAGAGCCTGCTAAGATGTCCCCTCAGAATACGAAAGCTTATTCAGTAGTATTTGGTAGCGTCAGTTCAGCATTGAACCCCATCTTCACTGAAACATTGAATGTGGAGTCACTGGTTGTTGTACCAACTCTTATGGCTGGCAATACTGACACTCGGCACTTCTGGAATCTGACACAAAATCTCTTTCGCTTCCGTCCGACTCGAATTGACATCAGAAACAATGGAGGGCACACGGTAAACGAGCACATTCATGTAGATGATCACTTTGCTTCCATCCAGTTCTATTCGTCATTGATACTTAGGGCAAGCGCGATGTGA